Proteins from a genomic interval of Euwallacea fornicatus isolate EFF26 chromosome 37, ASM4011564v1, whole genome shotgun sequence:
- the LOC136349280 gene encoding adenosine deaminase 2-like isoform X1 has translation MQLFLKILLVYLSAAQARHLPSPFEEYDKAREELLLRELGQALGGQLRLSEEEETANKVLMRLKNEELEEDFREPARFWAGQHFFKAKRHIDGSEVFKLLRKLPKGASLHSHATALTSCNYVFWNITFRENLYGKLNEGQKIDLKFFKSPPNAQWRPLAELRRSDSSFDLKLWKQLTIIRNDSIVSDTNTIWKLFQGTFHSISPLLSYKPVFKDYFYQALRELYEDNVRYLEFRSSVPKLYDLEGVVYDQEETVKIWYETANQFMQDYTGFWGVKLILAPQRLTNSSVIEFYRDFLLRMGEKFPNFIAGFDLVGQEDAGKTLKTFIPELSKMGQSTKLFLHAGETLWSGTSTDENLLDAVMLNSSRIGHAYAILKHPEVLKMARERNIALEICPISNQVLGLVADLRNHPANYLIANGYPVVITSDDPSFWGAKGLSYDWYVTFMAMASKHGDLKLLKQLAFNSIWFSSMEEELKREALKRWSEEWGQFLKEVIQK, from the exons ATGCAGCTTTTCTTGAAGATCCTCCTCGTGTACCTCTCCGCGGCGCAGGCCAGGCACTTACCATCCCCATTTGAAGAATACGACAAGGCGAGAGAAGAACTGCTGCTGAGAGAGCTTGGGCAAGCTTTGGGAGGGCAGCTGAGGCTCAGCGAAGAAGAAGAAACCGCCAACAAAGTGCTGATGCGACTGAAAAATGAGGAGCTGGAAGAGGACTTCAGGGAGCCCGCGAGGTTTTGGGCGGGGCAGCACTTTTTCAAAGCCAAGAGGCATATAGACGGATCTGAAGTTTTTAAGCTTCTCAGGAAGTTGCCTAAGGGGGCCTCGCTGCATTCGCACGCCACTGCATTGACCTCGTGTAACTACGTATTCTGGAATATTACCTTCAG GGAAAATCTTTATGGCAAACTAAACGAGGGtcagaaaattgatttaaaattcttcaaatcgCCCCCGAACGCTCAGTGGAGGCCCCTAGCAGAGCTGCGCCGCAGCGACTCGTCGTTCGATCTCAAGCTGTGGAAGCAACTGACAATAATACGCAATGACTCAATTGTAAGCGACACCAACACTATTTGGAAACTGTTCCAGGGTACTTTCCACTCAATCAGTCCTCTACTCAGCTATAAACCGGTGTTTAAGGACTATTTTTACCAG GCCCTTAGAGAGCTCTACGAAGATAACGTGAGGTACCTTGAGTTCAGGAGCTCAGTACCGAAGCTCTATGACCTAGAGGGAGTTGTGTATGACCAGGAGGAGACTGTGAAAATTTGGTACGAGACTGCCAATCAATTCATGCAggattatacagggttttgGGGAGTCAAACTCATTCTGGCCCCGCAACGCTTGACAAACAGCAGCGTTATTGAGTTCTACAGGGACTTCCTCTTGAGGATGGGCGAGAAATTCCCCAATTTCATTGCAGGATTTGATTTGGTCGGACAAGAAGATGCCG GGAAAACTTTGAAGACGTTTATCCCAGAATTGAGCAAAATGGGGCAAAGCACCAAATTGTTCTTGCACGCTGGCGAAACTTTGTGGAGCGGCACCAGTACAGACGAGAACCTCCTCGATGCAGTCATGCTCAATTCGAGTCGGATCGGACATGCCTACGCAATTTTGAAGCATCCGGAGGTGCTTAAAATGGCACGCGAGCGCAATATCGCTCTCGAAATTTGCCCCATTTCCAACCAGGTCTTAGGCCTGGTTGCGGACCTGCGCAACCACCCGGCCAACTATCTCATAGCCAATGGTTATCCAGTGGTTATAACCTCCGATGACCCTAGTTTCTGGGGGGCCAAAGGGCTGAGTTACGACTGGTACGTCACGTTTATGGCCATGGCCAGTAAACATGGAGATTTGAAGCTGCTGAAGCAACTGGCCTTTAACTCCATTTGGTTCAGCAGCATGGAGGAGGAACTGAAGAGGGAGGCTTTAAAAAGGTGGAGTGAGGAGTGGGGACAGTTTTTGAAGGAAGTGATACAGAAGTAG
- the LOC136349329 gene encoding adenosine deaminase 2-like isoform X1, with protein sequence MSGFGVLGFFKLNVIVWLFCFVILTMALKIKSDQYLSKRTSLLREEEKEFSGGQENLSENEEKVNRYLLQLKKLELSESYNNSSLFLPARNFLEVKEEIDKSKVFKFIRKLPKGASLHTHMLAAVNVDYVIRNFTYIDNVYGCRNEMGVFKLRVMENPKEEGNCSWKSLKTYRKEYKERGQDFDLFLRNQMSLNQSSVNQNRNDVWTKFKNTFSCLYDLLSYKPFFQRYIYRLLEELYVDNVFYTELRGNFMSLYDRSTTYDTKVFFDTFIETVKDFKTTYPRFVGVKYIHCVYRGVDPTTLRTNLIQLRNYSKAYPDFIAGFDLVGLEDEGRNIVDFHEELLEFSKDLRFFFHAGETNQFGRVDLNLVDAMLLNCSRIGHGFALAKHPKLMEMGKQKRVAVELSPISNQVLKLNEDPRNHPASVLLSQNYPVVIGNDDPAVWNATGLSYDWYVAFMSMTWENQGLRVLKKWASDSIEFSTMDDKALAREKWHTQWDEFVASMAETGDISLR encoded by the exons ATGTCTGGGTTCGGGGTACTGGGTTTTTTCAAGTTAAATGTGATAGTGTGGCTATTTTGCTTCGTCATACTGACGATggcgttgaaaattaaaagtgacCAGTACCTAAGTAAAAGGACTAGTCTCCTGAGGGAGGAGGAGAAGGAGTTTTCGGGTGGTCAGGAAAATCTTAGcgaaaacgaagaaaaagtGAACAGGTACTTGCTGCAGCTGAAAAAGCTAGAGCTCTCCGAGTCTTACAACAATTCCAGTCTATTTCTGCCTGCCAGAAACTTTCTGGAGGTGAAAGAGGAGATCGACAAATCCAAG gtttttaaattcattaggAAGCTTCCAAAGGGAGCCTCATTACACACCCACATGCTCGCCGCCGTAAACGTAGATTACGTAATTAGAAACTTTACTTACATAGACAATGTCTATGGGTGCAGAAACGAGATGGGAGTTTTCAAGTTGAGAGTGATGGAAAACCCCAAAGAGGAGGGGAATTGCTCttggaaaagtctgaaaaCCTACAGGAAAGAGTATAAAGAAAGGGGGCAGGATTTTGATTTATTCCTCAGAAACCAGATGAGTTTAAATCAAAGTTCAGTAAATCAAAACAGGAACGATGTCTggacaaaattcaaaaacacctTTTCGTGCCTGTATGATTTATTATCGTATAAACCATTTTTCCAACGCTATATTTACCGGCTGCTAGAAGAACTCTATGTGGACAACGTCTTCTACACAGAACTGAGAG gAAACTTCATGTCATTGTACGACCGCAGTACCACCTACGACACCAAAGTCTTCTTTGACACCTTCATTGAAACCGTAAAAGATTTCAAAACCACCTACCCACGCTTTGTGGGGGTGAAGTACATCCACTGCGTCTACAGAGGGGTTGACCCTACCACCTTAAGAACCAACCTAATACAGTTGCGCAATTACTCCAAAGCTTATCCAGACTTTATTGCCG GTTTCGACCTTGTAGGTCTAGAAGATGAGGGGCGTAACATAGTAGATTTCCATGAGGAACTGCTGGAATTTTCCAAAGATCTCAGATTCTTCTTCCACGCTGGAGAAACCAACCAGTTTGGACGGGTCGATCTCAACTTAGTGGATGCGATGCTGTTGAATTGTTCCAGGATCGGGCACGGGTTCGCCCTAGCAAAGCATCCCAAACTGATGGAGATGGGCAAGCAGAAGAGGGTGGCCGTGGAGCTGAGTCCCATTTCCAATCAGGTGTTGAAG TTAAACGAAGACCCTCGCAATCATCCAGCCTCAGTCCTCCTGTCTCAAAACTATCCAGTTGTCATCGGCAATGACGATCCTGCGGTCTGGAACGCCACTGGCCTTAGCTATGATTG GTACGTCGCGTTTATGTCGATGACGTGGGAGAATCAGGGCTTAAGGGTGCTGAAGAAGTGGGCTAGTGATTCCATAGAATTCAGTACGATGGACGATAAAGCATTGGCTCGTGAAAAGTGGCACACGCAGTGGGATGAGTTTGTGGCCAGTATGGCAGAAACTGGTGATATATCATTGAGATAA
- the LOC136349403 gene encoding uncharacterized protein, with product MEKSVVLVSTLLVMSSWALGEDIRKLSMEDMRAMLAEMPQTRWRPFLRGKIDVGYKVEIEREEWENKEEAILSREIFHYFVDNQEEIRKRKELLNAEALTDTVCYPEPIGCFDTDDPGIRPF from the exons ATGGAGAAGTCGGTGGTTCTTGTGAGTACCTTATTGGTGATGTCCTCATGGGCTCTCGGGGAGGACATCAGAAAGCTGAGCATGGAGGACATGAGGGCGATGCTAGCCGAAATGCCCCAAACTC GTTGGCGACCTTTCCTTCGAGGTAAGATCGATGTGGGGTATAAGGTTGAAATTGAGCGTGAAGAATGG GAGAATAAGGAGGAAGCAATTCTCTCAAGGGAAATCTTTCACTACTTCGTGGACAACCAAGAGGAGATTCGGAAGAGGAAAGAGTTGCTGAACGCAGAGGCCCTCACCGACACTGTTTGTTACCCAGAGCCCATCGGCTGTTTCGACACAGATGATCCAGGCATCAGGCCGTTCTGA
- the LOC136349329 gene encoding adenosine deaminase 2-like isoform X2 has protein sequence MSGFGVLGFFKLNVIVWLFCFVILTMALKIKSDQYLSKRTSLLREEEKEFSGGQENLSENEEKVNRYLLQLKKLELSESYNNSSLFLPARNFLEVKEEIDKSKVFKFIRKLPKGASLHTHMLAAVNVDYVIRNFTYIDNVYGCRNEMGVFKLRVMENPKEEGNCSWKSLKTYRKEYKERGQDFDLFLRNQMSLNQSSVNQNRNDVWTKFKNTFSCLYDLLSYKPFFQRYIYRLLEELYVDNVFYTELRGNFMSLYDRSTTYDTKVFFDTFIETVKDFKTTYPRFVGVKYIHCVYRGVDPTTLRTNLIQLRNYSKAYPDFIAGFDLVGLEDEGRNIVDFHEELLEFSKDLRFFFHAGETNQFGRVDLNLVDAMLLNCSRIGHGFALAKHPKLMEMGKQKRVAVELSPISNQVLKATFPGKFTCNSL, from the exons ATGTCTGGGTTCGGGGTACTGGGTTTTTTCAAGTTAAATGTGATAGTGTGGCTATTTTGCTTCGTCATACTGACGATggcgttgaaaattaaaagtgacCAGTACCTAAGTAAAAGGACTAGTCTCCTGAGGGAGGAGGAGAAGGAGTTTTCGGGTGGTCAGGAAAATCTTAGcgaaaacgaagaaaaagtGAACAGGTACTTGCTGCAGCTGAAAAAGCTAGAGCTCTCCGAGTCTTACAACAATTCCAGTCTATTTCTGCCTGCCAGAAACTTTCTGGAGGTGAAAGAGGAGATCGACAAATCCAAG gtttttaaattcattaggAAGCTTCCAAAGGGAGCCTCATTACACACCCACATGCTCGCCGCCGTAAACGTAGATTACGTAATTAGAAACTTTACTTACATAGACAATGTCTATGGGTGCAGAAACGAGATGGGAGTTTTCAAGTTGAGAGTGATGGAAAACCCCAAAGAGGAGGGGAATTGCTCttggaaaagtctgaaaaCCTACAGGAAAGAGTATAAAGAAAGGGGGCAGGATTTTGATTTATTCCTCAGAAACCAGATGAGTTTAAATCAAAGTTCAGTAAATCAAAACAGGAACGATGTCTggacaaaattcaaaaacacctTTTCGTGCCTGTATGATTTATTATCGTATAAACCATTTTTCCAACGCTATATTTACCGGCTGCTAGAAGAACTCTATGTGGACAACGTCTTCTACACAGAACTGAGAG gAAACTTCATGTCATTGTACGACCGCAGTACCACCTACGACACCAAAGTCTTCTTTGACACCTTCATTGAAACCGTAAAAGATTTCAAAACCACCTACCCACGCTTTGTGGGGGTGAAGTACATCCACTGCGTCTACAGAGGGGTTGACCCTACCACCTTAAGAACCAACCTAATACAGTTGCGCAATTACTCCAAAGCTTATCCAGACTTTATTGCCG GTTTCGACCTTGTAGGTCTAGAAGATGAGGGGCGTAACATAGTAGATTTCCATGAGGAACTGCTGGAATTTTCCAAAGATCTCAGATTCTTCTTCCACGCTGGAGAAACCAACCAGTTTGGACGGGTCGATCTCAACTTAGTGGATGCGATGCTGTTGAATTGTTCCAGGATCGGGCACGGGTTCGCCCTAGCAAAGCATCCCAAACTGATGGAGATGGGCAAGCAGAAGAGGGTGGCCGTGGAGCTGAGTCCCATTTCCAATCAGGTGTTGAAG GCGACCTTCCCTGGAAAATTCACTTGCAATTCATTGTAG
- the Ccn gene encoding CCN family member 1 isoform X2, which translates to MVCGSIILLGVLSFGPIASGIRPKKREVPPIVFDANEEIIYPCPNPCSCPPSEGECTDCGPCPRQLGEPCSEDNPCDIQKGLVCRYRHGDSDGICRESSGVPCIVYNQTYEHGETFNLDCRTQCVCQNGTYGCSSLCPQEHISPRECQHPRLVDVSGQCCREWMCDSRTEQPPSCQPSFSRWSSCSSDCGSGLSSRKSNLNAKCSSDTETRVCQIRRCQDKDYVATHRKYHHLRKGHECKATHRLSEPVFLRFGPCRSRKRFRPKYCGLCPLPGMDCRPTLSTTVNVDFICEGPGSSESPSDLLPEYLEPAADFWADEFPPKYDSDDSRLITVLVQWVLKCRCTPDLTTLEPGTTQMEPLLHRVHRT; encoded by the exons ATGGTGTGCGGCTCGATCATCCTCCTAGGCGTCCTGAGTTTCGGCCCTATAGCCTCCGGCATCAGGCCCAAGAAGCGGGAGGTCCCGCCCATTGTCTTCGACGCTAAT GAAGAAATAATCTACCCCTGCCCCAACCCCTGCAGCTGCCCACCATCGGAGGGTGAGTGCACAGACTGCGGCCCCTGTCCCAGGCAATTAGGAGAGCCCTGCTCTGAGGACAACCCTTGCGACATCCAAAAAGGACTGGTTTGTAGGTACAGGCACGGGGACAGCGACGGCATTTGCAGAG AATCTTCAGGAGTGCCCTGTATAGTGTACAATCAAACCTACGAGCACGGGGAAACTTTCAATTTGGATTGTCGCACGCAGTGTGTTTGTCAG AATGGCACTTATGGATGTTCCTCCCTTTGCCCCCAAGAGCACATATCTCCCAGAGAGTGTCAACACCCCCGGCTGGTGGACGTATCAGGGCAGTGCTGCAGGGAGTGGATGTGTGACAGCAGGACAG AACAACCCCCGTCCTGCCAGCCCTCCTTCTCGAGGTGGTCGTCCTGTAGCAGCGACTGTGGATCTGGATTGTCCTCTAGAAAGTCCAATCTTAACGCCAAGTGCTCTTCGGACACTGAAACGCGTGTTTGTCAGATTAGACGTTGTCAAGATAAAGACTATGTGGCGACCCATCGAAAGTACCATCATTTGAGG AAAGGCCATGAATGCAAAGCCACTCACCGCCTAAGCGAGCCCGTTTTCTTGCGTTTTGGCCCCTGCCGGAGCAGGAAAAGATTCCGGCCCAAGTACTGCGGCCTCTGCCCTCTGCCGGGCATGGACTGTCGACCCACCCTCAGCACTACCGTGAACGTGGACTTCATATGCGAAG GGCCGGGCTCGTCGGAGAGCCCTTCAGACCTCCTACCCGAGTACCTGGAACCAGCAGCGGACTTTTGGGCGGATGAATTCCCTCCGAAATACGACTCCGACGACTCCAGATTGATCACAGTGCTGGTGCAGTGGGTTCTGAAGTGCCGGTGTACTCCCGATTTGACCACTTTAGAGCCCGGTACTACTCAAATGGAGCCACTTCTGCATCGGGTGCAtcgaacataa
- the LOC136349277 gene encoding uncharacterized protein — MNKIRVCAFHLIALVEARPVLWDKTIHTYKNKAQTKASWEEICRELFDDYDTLSDQDKAEYSKLVTKKWWNIRDGYVRTLRRERESIAGVSEGKKYVYSNRLQFLSKSLIDDSASDNDSQLFSKNEDSQYATVKISEESRHMCFFKGILPSLEGLNDDDTIEFQIRVLQLVAELKKRDRREAETFKAESISSGSV; from the exons atgaataaaatccGGGTGTGTGCCTTCCACCTTATAGCATTAGTCGAAGCCAGACCAGTTCTGTGGGATAAAACCATTCACACCTACAAGAACAAGGCCCAAACTAAGGCGTCGTGGGAGGAGATTTGCAGGGAGCTGTTTGACGACTATGACACCCTCAGTGACCAAGATAAGGCCGAGTATT CCAAACTCGTGACAAAGAAGTGGTGGAACATCCGAGACGGTTACGTGAGGACTTTGAGGCGGGAGAGGGAGTCCATTGCAGGGGTATCTGAGGGGAAGAAGTACGTCTACAGCAACAGACTGCAGTTCCTCAGCAAGAGCTTGATAGACGATTCAGCGAGCGATAATGACTCTCAGCTTTTCTCCAAAAATGAGGATTCGCAGTATGCTACGGTTAAAATTTCTGAGGAGAGTCGGCACATGTGCTTCTTCAAGGGCATTCTGCCCTCTCTGGAGGGATTAAACGATGACGACACCATAGAGTTTCAAATTAGGGTTTTGCAACTGGTTGCCGAGCTGAAGAAGAGGGACAGGCGGGAGGCCGAAACATTTAAGGCGGAGTCCATTTCATCGGGGAGTGTTTAG
- the Ccn gene encoding CCN family member 1 isoform X1 produces the protein MVCGSIILLGVLSFGPIASGIRPKKREVPPIVFDANEEIIYPCPNPCSCPPSEGECTDCGPCPRQLGEPCSEDNPCDIQKGLVCRYRHGDSDGICRESSGVPCIVYNQTYEHGETFNLDCRTQCVCQNGTYGCSSLCPQEHISPRECQHPRLVDVSGQCCREWMCDSRTAEQPPSCQPSFSRWSSCSSDCGSGLSSRKSNLNAKCSSDTETRVCQIRRCQDKDYVATHRKYHHLRKGHECKATHRLSEPVFLRFGPCRSRKRFRPKYCGLCPLPGMDCRPTLSTTVNVDFICEGPGSSESPSDLLPEYLEPAADFWADEFPPKYDSDDSRLITVLVQWVLKCRCTPDLTTLEPGTTQMEPLLHRVHRT, from the exons ATGGTGTGCGGCTCGATCATCCTCCTAGGCGTCCTGAGTTTCGGCCCTATAGCCTCCGGCATCAGGCCCAAGAAGCGGGAGGTCCCGCCCATTGTCTTCGACGCTAAT GAAGAAATAATCTACCCCTGCCCCAACCCCTGCAGCTGCCCACCATCGGAGGGTGAGTGCACAGACTGCGGCCCCTGTCCCAGGCAATTAGGAGAGCCCTGCTCTGAGGACAACCCTTGCGACATCCAAAAAGGACTGGTTTGTAGGTACAGGCACGGGGACAGCGACGGCATTTGCAGAG AATCTTCAGGAGTGCCCTGTATAGTGTACAATCAAACCTACGAGCACGGGGAAACTTTCAATTTGGATTGTCGCACGCAGTGTGTTTGTCAG AATGGCACTTATGGATGTTCCTCCCTTTGCCCCCAAGAGCACATATCTCCCAGAGAGTGTCAACACCCCCGGCTGGTGGACGTATCAGGGCAGTGCTGCAGGGAGTGGATGTGTGACAGCAGGACAG CAGAACAACCCCCGTCCTGCCAGCCCTCCTTCTCGAGGTGGTCGTCCTGTAGCAGCGACTGTGGATCTGGATTGTCCTCTAGAAAGTCCAATCTTAACGCCAAGTGCTCTTCGGACACTGAAACGCGTGTTTGTCAGATTAGACGTTGTCAAGATAAAGACTATGTGGCGACCCATCGAAAGTACCATCATTTGAGG AAAGGCCATGAATGCAAAGCCACTCACCGCCTAAGCGAGCCCGTTTTCTTGCGTTTTGGCCCCTGCCGGAGCAGGAAAAGATTCCGGCCCAAGTACTGCGGCCTCTGCCCTCTGCCGGGCATGGACTGTCGACCCACCCTCAGCACTACCGTGAACGTGGACTTCATATGCGAAG GGCCGGGCTCGTCGGAGAGCCCTTCAGACCTCCTACCCGAGTACCTGGAACCAGCAGCGGACTTTTGGGCGGATGAATTCCCTCCGAAATACGACTCCGACGACTCCAGATTGATCACAGTGCTGGTGCAGTGGGTTCTGAAGTGCCGGTGTACTCCCGATTTGACCACTTTAGAGCCCGGTACTACTCAAATGGAGCCACTTCTGCATCGGGTGCAtcgaacataa
- the LOC136349280 gene encoding adenosine deaminase 2-like isoform X2: MRLKNEELEEDFREPARFWAGQHFFKAKRHIDGSEVFKLLRKLPKGASLHSHATALTSCNYVFWNITFRENLYGKLNEGQKIDLKFFKSPPNAQWRPLAELRRSDSSFDLKLWKQLTIIRNDSIVSDTNTIWKLFQGTFHSISPLLSYKPVFKDYFYQALRELYEDNVRYLEFRSSVPKLYDLEGVVYDQEETVKIWYETANQFMQDYTGFWGVKLILAPQRLTNSSVIEFYRDFLLRMGEKFPNFIAGFDLVGQEDAGKTLKTFIPELSKMGQSTKLFLHAGETLWSGTSTDENLLDAVMLNSSRIGHAYAILKHPEVLKMARERNIALEICPISNQVLGLVADLRNHPANYLIANGYPVVITSDDPSFWGAKGLSYDWYVTFMAMASKHGDLKLLKQLAFNSIWFSSMEEELKREALKRWSEEWGQFLKEVIQK; encoded by the exons ATGCGACTGAAAAATGAGGAGCTGGAAGAGGACTTCAGGGAGCCCGCGAGGTTTTGGGCGGGGCAGCACTTTTTCAAAGCCAAGAGGCATATAGACGGATCTGAAGTTTTTAAGCTTCTCAGGAAGTTGCCTAAGGGGGCCTCGCTGCATTCGCACGCCACTGCATTGACCTCGTGTAACTACGTATTCTGGAATATTACCTTCAG GGAAAATCTTTATGGCAAACTAAACGAGGGtcagaaaattgatttaaaattcttcaaatcgCCCCCGAACGCTCAGTGGAGGCCCCTAGCAGAGCTGCGCCGCAGCGACTCGTCGTTCGATCTCAAGCTGTGGAAGCAACTGACAATAATACGCAATGACTCAATTGTAAGCGACACCAACACTATTTGGAAACTGTTCCAGGGTACTTTCCACTCAATCAGTCCTCTACTCAGCTATAAACCGGTGTTTAAGGACTATTTTTACCAG GCCCTTAGAGAGCTCTACGAAGATAACGTGAGGTACCTTGAGTTCAGGAGCTCAGTACCGAAGCTCTATGACCTAGAGGGAGTTGTGTATGACCAGGAGGAGACTGTGAAAATTTGGTACGAGACTGCCAATCAATTCATGCAggattatacagggttttgGGGAGTCAAACTCATTCTGGCCCCGCAACGCTTGACAAACAGCAGCGTTATTGAGTTCTACAGGGACTTCCTCTTGAGGATGGGCGAGAAATTCCCCAATTTCATTGCAGGATTTGATTTGGTCGGACAAGAAGATGCCG GGAAAACTTTGAAGACGTTTATCCCAGAATTGAGCAAAATGGGGCAAAGCACCAAATTGTTCTTGCACGCTGGCGAAACTTTGTGGAGCGGCACCAGTACAGACGAGAACCTCCTCGATGCAGTCATGCTCAATTCGAGTCGGATCGGACATGCCTACGCAATTTTGAAGCATCCGGAGGTGCTTAAAATGGCACGCGAGCGCAATATCGCTCTCGAAATTTGCCCCATTTCCAACCAGGTCTTAGGCCTGGTTGCGGACCTGCGCAACCACCCGGCCAACTATCTCATAGCCAATGGTTATCCAGTGGTTATAACCTCCGATGACCCTAGTTTCTGGGGGGCCAAAGGGCTGAGTTACGACTGGTACGTCACGTTTATGGCCATGGCCAGTAAACATGGAGATTTGAAGCTGCTGAAGCAACTGGCCTTTAACTCCATTTGGTTCAGCAGCATGGAGGAGGAACTGAAGAGGGAGGCTTTAAAAAGGTGGAGTGAGGAGTGGGGACAGTTTTTGAAGGAAGTGATACAGAAGTAG